Proteins from a genomic interval of Microbacterium esteraromaticum:
- a CDS encoding bifunctional aldolase/short-chain dehydrogenase: MTTPTPAALIARSNRLGADPKNTNYAGGNTSAKGVDTDPVTGQPVELMWVKGSGGDLGTLTEQGLAVLRLDRMRALVDVYPGIDREDEMVAAFDFCLHGKGGAAPSIDTAMHGLVDAAHVDHLHPDSGIAIATAADGEALTAKIFGDKVVWVPWRRPGFQLGLDIAEIKKQNPQAIGTILGGHGITAWGDTSDEAEANSLWIIDTAAAYIAEHGRPAPFGAARAGFTALPDAERRARAAALAPTIRGIASHDKPMVGHFTDGDVVLDFLASEKAPALAALGTSCPDHFLRTKVKPLILDLPVTATVDEQIARLHELHAEYRADYQAYYDAHATADSPAIRGADPLIVLIPGVGMFSYGANKQTARVAGEFYVNAINVMRGAEALSTYAPISDAEKFRIEYWALEEAKLQRMPKPKSHQGRIAFVTGAASGIGKAIATRLAAEGACVVIADLDLAKAQAAAAELGGTDVAIGVAANVADADAVQAALDEAVLAFGGVDLVVNNAGLSLSKPLLETTEKDWDLQHDVMAKGSFLVSKAAAKALIAQQLGGDIIYISSKNSVFAGPNNIAYSATKADQAHQVRLLAVELGEHGIRVNGINPDGVVRGSGIFASGWGANRAATYGVAEEDLGQFYANRTILKREVVPENVADAVYVLTGPELSRTTGLHIPVDSGVAAAFLR; this comes from the coding sequence ATGACCACCCCCACCCCCGCCGCACTGATCGCACGGTCGAACCGCCTCGGTGCCGATCCGAAGAACACCAACTACGCCGGGGGAAACACCTCGGCCAAGGGCGTCGACACCGACCCGGTCACCGGACAGCCGGTCGAGCTGATGTGGGTGAAGGGGTCCGGGGGCGATCTGGGAACGCTCACCGAACAGGGGCTGGCAGTACTGCGCCTCGACCGCATGCGCGCGCTCGTCGACGTCTACCCCGGCATCGACCGCGAAGACGAGATGGTCGCCGCGTTCGACTTCTGCCTGCACGGCAAGGGCGGTGCAGCGCCGTCGATCGACACGGCCATGCACGGACTGGTCGATGCCGCGCACGTCGACCACCTGCATCCCGACTCGGGCATCGCGATCGCGACCGCGGCCGACGGCGAAGCGCTGACCGCGAAGATCTTCGGCGACAAGGTCGTGTGGGTGCCGTGGCGACGCCCCGGCTTCCAGCTCGGTCTCGACATCGCCGAGATCAAGAAGCAGAACCCGCAGGCGATCGGCACAATCCTCGGCGGGCACGGCATCACCGCCTGGGGCGACACCTCGGACGAGGCCGAGGCGAACTCGCTGTGGATCATCGACACCGCCGCGGCCTACATCGCCGAGCACGGACGCCCCGCCCCGTTCGGTGCAGCGCGCGCCGGTTTCACCGCGCTGCCCGACGCCGAACGCCGCGCCCGCGCCGCTGCCCTCGCCCCCACCATCCGCGGGATCGCCAGCCACGACAAGCCCATGGTCGGTCACTTCACCGACGGTGACGTGGTGCTCGACTTCCTGGCATCCGAGAAGGCCCCGGCGCTGGCCGCCCTTGGCACCAGCTGCCCCGATCACTTCCTGCGCACCAAGGTCAAGCCGCTGATCCTCGACCTGCCGGTGACCGCCACCGTCGATGAGCAGATCGCACGGCTGCACGAGCTGCACGCCGAGTACCGCGCCGACTACCAGGCCTACTACGACGCGCACGCGACCGCTGACTCCCCTGCGATCCGCGGCGCCGACCCGCTGATCGTGCTGATCCCCGGCGTCGGAATGTTCTCATACGGCGCGAACAAGCAGACCGCTCGCGTCGCGGGTGAGTTCTACGTCAACGCCATCAATGTCATGCGCGGCGCCGAGGCGCTCTCGACGTACGCCCCGATCTCGGATGCTGAGAAGTTCCGCATCGAGTACTGGGCGCTCGAAGAGGCCAAGCTGCAGCGGATGCCCAAGCCCAAGAGCCACCAGGGCCGGATCGCCTTCGTCACCGGCGCAGCCTCGGGCATCGGCAAGGCCATCGCCACGCGCCTGGCCGCCGAGGGCGCCTGCGTCGTGATCGCCGACCTCGACCTCGCCAAGGCGCAGGCCGCGGCCGCCGAACTCGGCGGCACCGATGTCGCGATCGGCGTCGCCGCGAACGTCGCCGATGCGGATGCCGTCCAGGCGGCTCTCGATGAGGCCGTGCTCGCGTTCGGTGGCGTCGACCTCGTGGTCAACAACGCCGGCCTGTCACTGTCGAAGCCGCTGCTGGAGACCACCGAGAAGGACTGGGATCTGCAGCACGATGTGATGGCCAAGGGCTCGTTCCTGGTGTCGAAGGCCGCGGCGAAGGCCCTCATCGCTCAGCAGCTCGGCGGCGACATCATCTACATCTCGTCGAAGAACTCCGTCTTCGCCGGCCCCAACAACATCGCCTACTCGGCGACCAAGGCCGACCAGGCGCACCAGGTGCGACTGCTCGCCGTCGAACTCGGCGAGCACGGCATCCGCGTCAACGGCATCAACCCCGACGGCGTCGTTCGCGGGTCGGGCATCTTCGCCTCCGGATGGGGCGCCAACCGCGCTGCCACCTACGGCGTCGCCGAAGAGGACCTCGGCCAGTTCTACGCCAACCGCACCATCCTCAAGCGCGAGGTCGTTCCCGAGAACGTCGCCGACGCCGTGTACGTGCTGACCGGCCCCGAGCTGAGCCGTACGACCGGTCTGCACATCCCCGTCGACTCGGGCGTCGCGGCGGCATTCCTGCGATGA
- the phnE gene encoding phosphonate ABC transporter, permease protein PhnE encodes MTALNVPARPSRLWQTVAAVLVGLVILIAAAGLPISWSDIPKIPENVAKYLGLMFGPPNWEKLPRALMEMWRSISMAWLGAIMCVVISIPLGILAARGVGPAWLRLSLRGVFAVIRAVPEVIIALILLTVTGLTPFTGMLALGIAGIGTQAKWVYEAIESAEEGASEAVRAAGGTTAEVTRWALWPAVSPALMSFALYRFEINIRTSAILGMVGAGGIGSMLTNYTQFREWDTVGMLLIVIVVVTMTIDAISGAVRRRIMEGARSSELARSV; translated from the coding sequence ATGACCGCGCTGAACGTTCCAGCCCGACCCTCGCGCCTGTGGCAGACGGTGGCCGCGGTGCTCGTGGGGCTCGTGATTCTCATCGCCGCGGCAGGGCTGCCGATCTCGTGGTCGGACATCCCGAAGATCCCCGAGAACGTCGCCAAGTACCTGGGATTGATGTTCGGTCCGCCCAACTGGGAGAAGCTGCCGCGGGCCCTGATGGAGATGTGGCGATCGATCTCGATGGCCTGGCTGGGCGCCATCATGTGCGTCGTGATCTCGATCCCGCTCGGCATCCTCGCCGCGCGCGGTGTGGGGCCCGCGTGGCTGCGGCTGTCGCTGCGTGGCGTGTTCGCGGTCATCCGCGCCGTGCCCGAGGTGATCATCGCCCTGATCCTGCTCACGGTCACCGGCCTCACCCCGTTCACTGGCATGCTGGCGCTGGGGATCGCCGGCATCGGTACGCAGGCGAAGTGGGTGTACGAGGCGATCGAATCGGCCGAGGAAGGGGCATCCGAGGCGGTGCGCGCGGCCGGCGGCACCACCGCCGAGGTGACGCGCTGGGCGCTGTGGCCGGCGGTCTCGCCGGCGCTGATGTCGTTCGCGCTGTACCGGTTCGAGATCAACATCCGCACCTCGGCGATCCTCGGAATGGTCGGCGCCGGTGGCATCGGCAGTATGCTCACCAACTACACGCAGTTCCGCGAATGGGACACTGTCGGCATGCTGCTGATCGTCATCGTCGTCGTCACGATGACCATCGATGCGATCTCCGGCGCAGTGCGTCGTCGGATCATGGAGGGAGCCCGTTCGAGTGAGCTGGCACGGAGCGTCTGA
- a CDS encoding MurR/RpiR family transcriptional regulator: MSWHGASDASPSARIAALLPSLQRGERKVADAILADRDSTVERTAQDLADAVGVGRTTVIRAAQSLGYEGYPQLRVALAQELATESVPLEEGDGTMVGAVRAGVGRFAARLSNTVAALNEDDMLRFLQLLDRSQRVLVIANGLSGALGIDLVLRLNSAGRPAEMLPDALSQQISARQLGAGSLCVVVSGSGANRATLDGMRAARASGANIVAITSFARSAVAEIADVTLVVPPINDTFQDELIHTSRAAMMLVLEQLVEQFIAYRGERGREAQATSVSLLGGILE, from the coding sequence GTGAGCTGGCACGGAGCGTCTGACGCCTCACCATCGGCGCGGATCGCCGCGCTGCTGCCGTCGCTGCAACGGGGGGAGCGAAAGGTCGCCGACGCGATCCTCGCCGACCGCGACAGCACGGTCGAGCGCACGGCGCAGGACCTGGCGGATGCTGTCGGCGTCGGCCGCACCACGGTGATCCGGGCCGCGCAGTCACTCGGCTACGAGGGGTACCCGCAGTTGCGCGTCGCGCTCGCTCAGGAACTCGCGACCGAGAGCGTGCCGCTCGAAGAGGGCGACGGCACCATGGTCGGCGCGGTGCGCGCCGGGGTGGGACGCTTCGCCGCGAGACTGAGCAACACGGTTGCGGCGCTCAACGAAGACGACATGCTGCGGTTCCTGCAGCTTCTCGACCGATCGCAGCGCGTGCTCGTGATCGCCAATGGGCTCTCGGGCGCACTCGGCATCGACCTGGTGCTGCGCTTGAACTCGGCCGGGCGTCCGGCCGAGATGCTGCCCGACGCGCTGTCGCAGCAGATCTCGGCGCGGCAGCTCGGCGCCGGTTCGCTGTGCGTCGTCGTCTCGGGCTCCGGGGCGAACCGGGCCACGCTCGATGGCATGCGGGCCGCGCGCGCGAGTGGCGCCAACATCGTCGCGATCACATCGTTCGCGCGCTCGGCCGTCGCCGAGATCGCCGATGTGACCCTGGTGGTGCCGCCGATCAACGACACCTTCCAGGACGAACTCATCCACACGTCGCGGGCGGCGATGATGCTCGTGCTCGAACAGCTCGTCGAGCAGTTCATCGCCTACCGTGGCGAACGCGGCCGCGAGGCGCAGGCCACCTCGGTGTCGCTGCTCGGCGGCATCCTGGAGTGA
- the rhaI gene encoding L-rhamnose isomerase codes for MSILTPDIRSQLERQSIELPSWAFGNSGTRFKVFGTPGTPRDPFEKIADAAQVHKHTALAPVVALHIPWDMCDFDALRTHAEDHGVALGTVNSNTFQDDDYKFGALTHEDAAIRQKAIDHHLACIDVMDATGSRDLKIWLADGSNYPGQADMRGRQDRLQDSLEKIYARLGAEQRMVLEYKFFEPAFYHTDVPDWGTSYAQVASLGDKAMVCLDTGHHAPGTNVEFIVMQLLRLGKLGSFDFNSRFYADDDLIVGAADPFQLFRILFEVVRGGGLNNPDVAFMLDQCHNVEDKIPGQIRSVLNVQEMTARALLVDRDALSSAQKSGDVLAANAVFMDAFYTDVRPALAEWRESRGLAADPMAAYAASGYQQKIAADRVGGTQAGWGA; via the coding sequence GTGAGCATCCTCACACCCGACATCCGCTCTCAGCTCGAGCGGCAGTCGATCGAACTCCCCTCGTGGGCGTTCGGCAACTCCGGTACCCGCTTCAAGGTGTTCGGCACGCCCGGCACCCCGCGCGACCCCTTCGAGAAGATCGCGGATGCCGCACAGGTGCACAAGCACACCGCGCTCGCCCCGGTCGTCGCACTGCACATTCCGTGGGACATGTGCGACTTCGACGCCCTGCGCACGCACGCCGAAGACCACGGCGTCGCACTCGGAACCGTCAACTCGAACACCTTCCAGGACGACGACTACAAGTTCGGTGCGCTGACGCACGAAGACGCGGCGATTCGCCAGAAGGCGATCGATCACCACCTCGCATGCATCGATGTGATGGATGCCACCGGCAGCCGCGACCTCAAGATCTGGCTCGCCGACGGGTCGAACTACCCCGGCCAGGCAGACATGCGCGGCCGCCAGGATCGCCTGCAGGACTCCCTCGAGAAGATCTACGCCCGTCTCGGCGCCGAGCAGCGCATGGTTCTGGAGTACAAGTTCTTCGAACCGGCGTTCTATCACACCGATGTTCCCGACTGGGGCACCAGCTACGCGCAGGTCGCCTCTCTCGGCGACAAGGCCATGGTCTGCCTCGACACCGGCCACCACGCGCCCGGCACAAACGTCGAGTTCATCGTCATGCAGCTGCTGCGCCTCGGCAAGCTCGGCTCGTTCGACTTCAACTCGCGCTTCTACGCCGACGACGACCTGATCGTGGGCGCGGCCGACCCGTTCCAGCTGTTCCGCATCCTGTTCGAGGTGGTGCGCGGCGGCGGGCTGAACAACCCCGATGTGGCGTTCATGCTCGACCAGTGCCACAACGTCGAAGACAAGATCCCCGGTCAGATCCGCTCGGTGCTCAACGTGCAAGAGATGACCGCGCGCGCCCTGCTCGTCGACCGCGACGCGCTGAGCAGTGCCCAGAAGAGCGGCGATGTGCTCGCCGCCAACGCCGTCTTCATGGACGCGTTCTACACGGACGTCCGCCCGGCACTGGCCGAGTGGCGTGAGTCGCGGGGACTGGCAGCCGACCCGATGGCCGCGTACGCCGCATCCGGATACCAGCAGAAGATCGCCGCCGATCGCGTCGGCGGAACCCAGGCAGGATGGGGAGCCTGA
- a CDS encoding rhamnulokinase, with protein MTASAAVRSFAAVDLGATSGRVMIGRVGTDALDLELVTRFSNGPVQRADGLHWDFGALYEHVLDGLAEAVRREPTIESIGIDSWAVDYGLLHDGDLLAEPFHYRDDRTARGVEAVHAVVPFEELYRRNGLQFLPFNTLYQYRADAPLSDADTALLMPDLLAFLLTGRRVAERTNASTTGLLRVDDAQWDLELAERLGIPAGVLPSLVDPGETIGRVRPELAARIGRDLPVVAVASHDTASAVAAAPLSTPHAAYISCGTWGLVGLELTEPVVSDAARAANFTNELGVDGRIRFLHNVTGLWLLSETLREWEASDGAPIDLPTLLAEAAATAGAMPLFDANDPSLSAPGDMPARISALLGDAAPSSRAAFVRTIVESIAQAFADAIADAATLAGRPVDSIHLVGGGSLNRLLCQATANRSGVPVIAGPVEATALGNVLVQARAAGAAPADLAGLRALVAATADVHRYDPR; from the coding sequence ATGACGGCGTCAGCAGCCGTCCGCTCGTTCGCCGCCGTCGACCTCGGCGCGACGAGCGGACGGGTGATGATCGGGCGCGTCGGCACCGACGCGCTCGATCTCGAACTCGTGACGCGTTTTTCGAACGGACCGGTGCAGCGGGCCGACGGCCTGCACTGGGACTTCGGTGCCCTGTACGAGCACGTGCTCGACGGACTCGCCGAGGCCGTGCGGCGTGAGCCCACGATCGAGAGCATCGGCATCGACTCGTGGGCGGTCGACTACGGTCTGCTGCACGATGGCGATCTGCTGGCCGAACCGTTCCACTACCGCGACGATCGCACCGCGCGCGGCGTCGAGGCGGTACACGCGGTCGTCCCCTTCGAAGAGCTCTACCGTCGCAACGGTCTGCAGTTCCTGCCGTTCAACACGCTCTACCAATACCGGGCGGATGCCCCGCTGAGCGACGCCGACACGGCGCTGCTCATGCCCGACCTGCTCGCCTTCCTGCTCACGGGACGACGGGTCGCCGAGCGCACGAACGCCTCGACCACCGGGCTGCTGCGCGTCGACGATGCGCAGTGGGATCTCGAGCTGGCAGAACGCCTCGGCATTCCCGCCGGCGTCCTGCCGAGCCTGGTCGATCCGGGTGAGACGATCGGTCGCGTCCGCCCCGAGCTCGCGGCGCGGATCGGCCGCGACCTTCCCGTCGTCGCCGTCGCCTCGCACGACACCGCTTCGGCCGTCGCCGCGGCCCCCTTGTCAACGCCGCACGCGGCCTACATCTCGTGCGGCACGTGGGGCCTGGTCGGCCTGGAGCTCACCGAACCGGTCGTATCGGACGCCGCCCGCGCCGCGAACTTCACCAATGAGCTCGGCGTCGACGGGCGCATCCGCTTTCTGCACAACGTCACGGGCCTCTGGCTGCTCAGCGAGACGCTGCGCGAGTGGGAGGCATCCGACGGCGCCCCGATCGACCTGCCAACGCTGCTGGCAGAGGCCGCCGCGACCGCCGGCGCGATGCCGCTGTTCGATGCGAACGACCCATCGCTCAGTGCTCCGGGCGACATGCCCGCGCGCATCAGCGCACTGCTCGGCGATGCCGCGCCGTCGTCGCGGGCGGCGTTCGTCCGCACCATCGTCGAATCGATTGCGCAGGCCTTTGCGGATGCCATCGCCGACGCCGCGACCCTGGCCGGTCGCCCGGTCGACAGCATCCATCTCGTCGGCGGCGGTTCCCTCAACCGCCTGCTGTGCCAGGCGACGGCCAACAGATCAGGGGTTCCCGTCATCGCCGGCCCCGTCGAGGCGACGGCGCTCGGCAACGTGCTGGTGCAGGCGCGCGCAGCCGGTGCCGCTCCCGCCGACCTCGCCGGTCTCCGCGCGCTCGTCGCGGCAACGGCGGACGTGCACCGCTACGACCCACGCTGA
- a CDS encoding LacI family DNA-binding transcriptional regulator, with product MAVGVKDVAVAAGVSVGTVSNVLNRPELVSPRTAERVQRVIDELGFVRNDAARQLRAGRSRSIGLVVPDIGNPFFAEVARGAEDRAAEAGMTVLLGNSDESDQRQGAYLDLFLEQRVNGVLLTPASDDLAVLHRLDAGGMAAVLVDREDRGGAFPSVSVDDVEGGRLAAAHLLAAGRRRLAFVGGPSSVRQVADRLQGARDAVAEVDDAVLEVIERPSLTVLQGRAAGEALVARDAADRPDAMFAANDLLAVGLLQALSFGSQVRVPDDIALVGYDDIDFAAAAVVPLSSVRQPARLIGWTAVDLLLKELEAPGSAGSVRFRPELIARSSSAAVLDS from the coding sequence ATGGCAGTGGGCGTGAAGGATGTTGCCGTTGCGGCCGGCGTCTCGGTGGGGACCGTCTCGAACGTGCTCAATCGGCCCGAGCTGGTCTCGCCTCGCACGGCTGAGCGCGTGCAGCGGGTCATCGACGAGCTCGGGTTCGTTCGCAACGACGCGGCACGCCAGTTGCGCGCGGGGCGCAGTCGCAGCATCGGCCTCGTCGTGCCCGACATCGGCAACCCGTTCTTCGCCGAGGTCGCCCGCGGGGCTGAGGACCGCGCCGCCGAAGCAGGGATGACCGTGCTGTTGGGCAACAGCGACGAGAGCGATCAGCGACAGGGCGCCTACCTCGACCTGTTCCTCGAGCAGCGCGTCAACGGAGTGCTGCTGACGCCGGCATCCGACGATCTCGCCGTGCTGCACCGCCTCGATGCCGGGGGTATGGCGGCCGTGCTCGTCGACCGTGAGGATCGTGGTGGCGCATTTCCGTCGGTGTCGGTCGACGACGTCGAGGGTGGTCGACTTGCTGCGGCGCATCTGCTCGCCGCCGGCCGTCGGCGCCTCGCGTTCGTCGGCGGACCGTCGTCGGTGCGGCAGGTCGCTGACCGATTGCAGGGTGCGCGTGACGCCGTGGCCGAGGTCGACGATGCAGTGCTGGAGGTGATCGAGCGCCCGTCGCTGACGGTGCTGCAGGGGCGCGCTGCTGGAGAGGCGCTCGTGGCGCGGGATGCTGCGGATCGGCCGGATGCCATGTTCGCGGCGAACGACCTGCTCGCGGTCGGATTGCTGCAGGCTCTGAGCTTCGGGTCGCAGGTGCGGGTGCCCGACGACATCGCCCTGGTGGGATACGACGACATCGACTTCGCTGCGGCTGCCGTCGTGCCCCTGAGTTCGGTGCGTCAGCCTGCCCGCCTGATCGGCTGGACCGCCGTTGACCTGCTGCTGAAGGAACTCGAAGCTCCGGGTAGCGCTGGCAGTGTGCGCTTTCGGCCCGAGCTGATCGCTCGTTCGTCGAGTGCCGCGGTGCTCGATTCGTGA
- the phnE gene encoding phosphonate ABC transporter, permease protein PhnE, whose translation MSAPAPVVEAPAAVKVAPVLPPRPRNVRRTVLIVTVLVAFTVATCIPAIGGVEIDLSSITKHWQNGAQKLAQLMQPNFAFLPRTIEPMLETLQMALVGAVIAACISVPLTLWASKPTNGNRFGRTAVRTVINVIRSVPDLVYASVLVAMVGVGVLPGMITLVLFDIGIIVKLVSEAIDSADHDYMEAGKAAGGTQFQINRVTALPQTLPLFANQWLYTLELNVRISAILGFVGAGGIGRILDERRGFYAYGDVSVIILEILVVVVLIELLSNFLRKKLT comes from the coding sequence ATGAGCGCCCCCGCACCCGTGGTCGAGGCGCCCGCAGCAGTGAAGGTCGCGCCGGTGCTGCCACCGCGCCCGCGCAACGTGCGGCGCACGGTGCTGATCGTCACCGTGCTGGTCGCCTTCACCGTCGCCACGTGCATCCCGGCGATCGGCGGCGTCGAGATCGACCTCTCATCGATCACCAAGCACTGGCAGAACGGCGCCCAGAAGCTCGCGCAGCTGATGCAGCCCAACTTCGCCTTCCTGCCGCGCACGATCGAGCCGATGCTCGAGACGCTGCAGATGGCACTCGTGGGTGCGGTCATCGCGGCGTGCATCTCGGTGCCGCTGACCCTGTGGGCGTCCAAGCCCACCAACGGCAACCGGTTCGGCCGCACCGCGGTGCGCACCGTGATCAACGTGATCCGCTCGGTGCCCGACCTCGTCTACGCATCGGTGCTGGTGGCGATGGTGGGCGTCGGAGTGCTGCCCGGCATGATCACGCTCGTGCTGTTCGATATCGGCATCATCGTGAAGCTGGTCTCGGAGGCCATCGACTCGGCCGACCATGACTACATGGAGGCGGGCAAGGCCGCCGGTGGCACCCAGTTCCAGATCAACCGGGTCACCGCGCTGCCGCAGACTCTGCCGCTGTTCGCGAATCAGTGGCTCTACACCCTCGAACTCAACGTGCGCATCTCGGCGATCCTCGGATTCGTGGGTGCCGGCGGCATCGGTCGCATCCTCGACGAACGACGCGGCTTCTACGCCTACGGTGACGTGTCGGTGATCATCCTCGAGATCCTCGTCGTCGTCGTGCTGATCGAGCTGCTCTCGAACTTCCTGCGAAAGAAGCTGACATGA
- a CDS encoding L-rhamnose mutarotase, whose protein sequence is MPRVAFQLQVRPELLDEYLERHSPVWPEMLAEIAASGRRNYSLFLGDGGRLFGYYETDDDEAAQAYLADSPIATRWEAEMSRFFIELDGRPDQAATRLPEVFNLDAQLASASDVPASTPDNESSPS, encoded by the coding sequence ATGCCCCGCGTCGCCTTCCAACTGCAGGTGCGCCCTGAACTGCTCGACGAGTACCTCGAGCGCCATTCGCCGGTCTGGCCCGAGATGCTCGCCGAGATCGCCGCATCCGGCCGCCGCAACTACTCGCTCTTCCTCGGCGACGGCGGCCGCCTCTTCGGCTACTACGAGACCGACGACGACGAAGCCGCGCAGGCCTACCTCGCCGATTCCCCCATCGCGACGCGCTGGGAGGCCGAGATGAGCCGGTTCTTCATCGAGCTCGACGGTCGTCCCGACCAGGCCGCGACGCGCCTGCCCGAAGTCTTCAATCTGGACGCCCAGCTCGCCTCGGCATCCGACGTTCCCGCATCCACCCCCGACAACGAAAGCAGTCCATCGTGA
- a CDS encoding integrase core domain-containing protein translates to MGDHTPESVRLRIIALRDELTARGLDAGADTIAAHLSREKTRLSRTTIWRILTATGKVSPQPQKRPRSSWRRFAADRPNELWQSDFTHVTLTDNGVVYTTRLARGGRGRGDGAGNGNGFETLLAGLGITQKNGKPFNPTTQGKIERFWQTLKKYLHAHPAASLTQLQTTLDTFRDYYNNTRPHRGIGRRTPAFAYELIPKAAPTRPADPNIWRVRYDTIDNDRKITLRRSGRLLHLGIGRAHARTEIICLVHNSNATIITLNTGELIAEFTLDPTKNYQRKNG, encoded by the coding sequence GTGGGTGACCACACTCCAGAATCAGTGCGCCTACGGATAATCGCACTGCGCGACGAACTCACCGCGCGGGGACTGGACGCCGGAGCCGACACCATCGCCGCGCACCTCTCACGCGAGAAGACCCGCCTGTCCCGGACCACGATCTGGCGTATCCTCACCGCCACCGGAAAGGTCAGCCCGCAACCCCAGAAACGACCCCGCTCATCCTGGCGCCGATTCGCCGCCGACCGCCCTAACGAGCTCTGGCAATCCGACTTCACCCACGTCACCCTCACCGATAACGGCGTGGTCTACACCACCCGCCTCGCCCGCGGCGGACGCGGACGCGGAGACGGCGCCGGCAACGGCAACGGCTTCGAAACCCTTCTCGCCGGCCTCGGGATCACCCAGAAGAACGGCAAGCCCTTCAATCCCACCACCCAAGGCAAGATCGAACGCTTCTGGCAGACCCTGAAGAAATACCTCCACGCACATCCCGCCGCGTCCCTGACACAACTGCAAACCACGCTCGACACATTCCGTGACTACTACAACAACACCCGCCCGCACCGCGGCATCGGACGCCGAACACCCGCCTTCGCCTACGAGCTCATCCCGAAAGCGGCCCCCACCCGACCCGCCGACCCAAACATCTGGCGCGTCCGCTACGACACCATCGACAACGACCGAAAAATCACCCTGCGCCGCTCAGGACGACTCCTCCACCTCGGCATCGGACGCGCCCACGCCCGAACCGAGATCATCTGCCTCGTCCACAACAGCAACGCCACCATCATCACCCTGAACACCGGCGAACTCATCGCAGAATTCACCCTCGACCCCACCAAGAACTACCAACGCAAAAACGGCTGA
- a CDS encoding MFS transporter — MTTTSIRRPLTAWKATIAVAMSNYIEAGAIIALATSLTLWQAEFGFDNAAVGLVAALSANAFGAAIGAAIGGPLCDRLGRKFIYTYDLILFMAGALVVTFSTNFTMLLIGVIMMGISVGAGVPASWTYIAEEAPSEQRAAHVGTAQLAWSIGPAVGFLLAVIVGPLGIVGARLIFFHLFVIAAITWWVRRGLPESRRWKEQREAERASGQKVSLFSGIGGLLSNKKNLGALAFLLGVYGLWNTVAGQAGIFQPRVYEAAGLEDATQQNLLQVLVWSLTAAATYFGFMRYGDKVSRRWLYFGGALLGVIAWIVLIYAPPGMFSLLFFATAWGISAGVGAQAFYGLWTAELFATRYRASAQGMLFMLARVMVGLLSLVFPVLLESMGLGKLGLLIIGLLVAALLIGTIWAPKTEGKSLDEIERERYGEPVATAR, encoded by the coding sequence ATGACCACCACCTCCATTCGCCGGCCGCTCACGGCCTGGAAGGCGACCATCGCCGTCGCCATGTCGAACTACATCGAAGCGGGCGCCATCATCGCCCTCGCCACCAGCCTGACGCTGTGGCAGGCCGAGTTCGGCTTCGACAACGCCGCCGTCGGTCTCGTCGCGGCCCTCAGCGCCAACGCGTTCGGCGCCGCGATCGGTGCCGCCATCGGCGGTCCGCTCTGCGACCGCCTCGGCCGCAAGTTCATCTACACTTACGACCTCATCCTGTTCATGGCCGGTGCACTGGTGGTGACGTTCTCGACGAACTTCACCATGCTGCTCATCGGCGTGATCATGATGGGCATCTCGGTCGGTGCGGGCGTGCCCGCTTCGTGGACCTACATCGCCGAAGAGGCCCCCAGCGAGCAGCGCGCCGCACACGTGGGCACGGCCCAGCTGGCCTGGTCGATCGGCCCGGCCGTGGGCTTCCTGCTCGCCGTGATCGTCGGCCCGCTCGGCATCGTCGGCGCGCGTCTGATCTTCTTCCACCTCTTCGTCATCGCCGCGATCACGTGGTGGGTGCGTCGCGGACTCCCCGAGTCGCGCCGTTGGAAGGAGCAGCGCGAGGCCGAACGTGCCAGCGGCCAGAAGGTGTCGCTGTTCTCGGGCATCGGCGGACTGCTGTCGAACAAGAAGAACCTCGGCGCACTGGCCTTCTTGCTCGGCGTGTACGGCCTGTGGAACACCGTCGCCGGGCAGGCCGGTATCTTCCAGCCGCGCGTCTACGAGGCGGCCGGGCTCGAGGATGCCACGCAGCAGAACCTGCTGCAGGTACTCGTCTGGTCGCTGACGGCCGCAGCCACCTACTTCGGCTTCATGCGCTACGGCGACAAGGTCAGCCGTCGCTGGCTGTACTTCGGCGGCGCGCTGCTGGGCGTCATCGCCTGGATCGTGCTGATCTACGCCCCTCCCGGAATGTTCTCGCTGCTGTTCTTCGCCACCGCCTGGGGTATCTCGGCCGGTGTCGGCGCGCAGGCCTTCTACGGCCTGTGGACGGCTGAACTGTTCGCGACCCGCTACCGCGCCAGCGCCCAGGGCATGCTCTTCATGCTCGCCCGCGTCATGGTCGGCCTGCTCAGCCTGGTGTTCCCCGTGCTGCTGGAGTCGATGGGCCTCGGCAAGCTCGGCCTGCTCATCATCGGTCTGCTGGTCGCCGCTCTGCTGATCGGCACGATCTGGGCGCCCAAGACCGAAGGCAAGTCGCTCGACGAGATCGAGCGCGAGCGCTACGGCGAGCCGGTGGCCACCGCACGCTGA